The Rhododendron vialii isolate Sample 1 chromosome 1a, ASM3025357v1 region GTTTAGCATCCATAAAACCAATATATTCAGAATTGGCCCATGTCTTGTGTTTTGATCAAAACAtttgttcttcaaaaaaaaaaaaaagatcaaaacatTTGTTCatggaaagaaaatagaaacatataaTAATCAGAAAATGCATTTTCAAACTGGAAGGCCTCATTTATTTTGGTATTGCTTtctctcaatattttttttttgttttgctttatttatttactcTATATAACACTATACATACACCTCTAGTATATCCTCCATTTGgaacaaaatctaaaatcatacctagtttcccaaaataagcttggttttttttttgttttgtccttattcaaattgtttttttgtgaattattggttcgtctcgactggaggaataaaaaaaagtagtatgttttttaccctttttttttttttgaaaatatccaagttTTAGCTCACCTTTTTTGGCTAAAAACAAAATGGGTAAAAGTtataatccacaaaattttgacttaaaattaacaaatgtgaaaaaaatatgaataaggacaaaacaaaaaaaacctggATAGTTTGGAAAACTAGGCCTCAATACTAAAAAGGAAATTAGATGGAAGATTTTACATAAGTTGAATCTCCTATTTGTTTTCTTATCTTATTGAataaattaaataggcatcctataTGGAGGACTTATTTAGGTGCATATCTATATGagtttgaatacttatgtttaCACCCTGAAAATGCGTTATTGCCTATCATACCCCTAgtagagtgtgtgtgtgtgtgtgtatctatataatatgggagggtggtatatatttttcaccgttggattggtacatatttttcaacCGTTGGATTGAAAATATATGCCTTTGAATCCTTTTACATGACTTTGAATCAATCATGCCTAATATTCCGGAAATTAGATACAAAAATTTTCCGTAAATTTGAGAGTAATTATGGTAATATCTATAATTAAATAAGCTATCAATCATAATCTCTACGAAAATTTTCCGTAAATTTGAGAGTAATCATGGTAATATTTATAATTAATTAAGCTATCctaaaccctttcttttttgctaTAATTAGCCACCCTTCACTAATATTCCGGAAATTTGCTAATAATGTGCTAATATTCCAGAAATTTCTCATTAATATTTCGGAAATTTGATACTTGGTGAGACTGATTATGGTAATATAATACTCGGTGGTAATCGACTAATACAtatctttttttaattgacTAATTATGGTAATAAACCAAATTTTGGTCTCATAGGAAGGAAAATTTCAATTCATGGTATGGTCTCACAAGAAGGAAAATTTTGATTGGGTTCAATCAAACATTTCCGACTTTGGATTGCCAATGCAATGAAATTTGAGTGTTTTGAAGGCCATATCAAGCTATAAATCTGatatcttattattttgacGTTTTCATCTACTCCCCTATCCTATATGtatcattttaaaatttgactCTCTTAATCTATGTATGTTCTCTCTACTCAAATCGAAGTTCTCCTTCTAATTGTATTTTGTTGTTGCCAATTGTTTCTATAAAATATGTCTCATGCATGTACATCCTCTTTGTTGTTCATGGAGTTCTAGCGAAAATTGACTACAAATTGTGCAATTTAGGTGATATGACGAACTACATTCtttcttgccctttttttttctttttatttattgaaaggAATCCGGAGTTTTCTTGAATGAAAGGCATTACCCTAATTTTGGTATTACATGCATTATGCTCTTTGTTGCCGTAACATCGGAAATCATCTTTAGAGTTGTTAATGGAGCTTAATTTTTGGCCATTTTAATTCCAGGTAGAAATAGTCAATACAAGATGCCAATACCCGACAAATTTTAAACATATAGCACTATTTTAAAATGTGCCCAATCTATTGATCATTATTgtcttttaattactttttccaATTCTCAATGGTTCTAAGCAGATTGAAAGTGGCAATCGAATGCACTGAATGTCCCATGTAGTTGTTGGCACTGATGTGAAGCATCCAATTTGTGCCATAAATTTTGGTAtaagcttctttttttaaacCGTAGGAAAATAAATCAAGAGattatttaatttggtttgcTTTGTAATGTACTCAAGGTGATCGGACCAGCTTACGTGGatctcaattgattttgaggggATAATACCACCCCCACTTGCTATATGCATCTCAATTTAAGTTTAATAAGGCTTTCGtccaattgaaatattgaaatgttAGAATGGGATTTTTGATATAATATATCATTTTGGAATGAGTTGCAGAGTATTATAAATAAGTTTTCCGGTGTTATTATATATCATCCCTTAAACAAATGACTTGGTATACTAACTCGGTTTCTATTGACATATCATTCTCTtttaggattaggattgagaAGCCTCAAAGCTCAAAATGATCAATAATAGTCTTGAAGATTTTTAGACCTGACATGTTTCATGTTTTCCTTTTAGATGTCTCCTCGAGGCACACATTTTCGTTAATGtgtattgttttttattttcattggtgttttggatggtgttttttgatttgatcaagttttatgagtttgagtttgttctatgcATCTTAGTTGGTTGAATTTGATGTTCAGTATTTATTTGGTGTGCTAAATGTCTGAGCcttgccttcaggcacgggcatgcgctagtatatatatatatatatatatatatatatctaaacACACatggggagggagagagagaaagagagagagagagagagagagagagagagagagggggggggagagggagagagagatgcagagaggaaagagagagagagaggccaagagtgagagagagatggtgagGTGTGTGTAGAGGTGGCAAACAGGCGGGTTTGGGCGGGTTGAAATGGGTCGTTGGTCAAATATGGGCAGGTCAAATATTGGTCAAAAAGTAAACGGGTTAAAACGGGTCGGGTCGAATATGAgtcaagccaaacccaaacccgacAAATCCGACCcgttttccctttcttttctttttttcctcttccccTCTCTTCTTCCCCCCTTCTCTGATTTGTCGAggattcaaaaaagtaaaattttatgattaaaatttaatttttttttgaataaaaatgaaacaatTAGAGGCTGAAAAAGCTTTaaaaatttaggtttttttttttttttttttttccatttccaaacagTAACGTAACTTCGACGATGAGTCAGAGGCCGCATTAGAGAATTGTTTGGAGGGCGATGATTGCACCGATTGTACAGTTTCGGTCTTCGTTGTGTTCGCCGAAACCACCGcttaggtttggattaaaaagtcaagtgacttttttttttggtttctattcaaattttttttgtatttgtttgttttgcgataaaatttttatccctattagtttgtcttgacgagagaatcgaaaaaataatttttttttacttttaccctaatattttttgtaatattcaaAATAAACCCCAACAACtgattttttgggctttatcttggatatatttaaaaatatttgggtaaaagtcataattttttacttttttgattggAGCAAATCAAAAATCGTAAAATACTTGTCGCAAAACGATAAAAGCAAAAAagttgaataaggacaaaaaaaaagagcccaAAAGAGGGAGAGGAGCTCAAATGATTGGTCTtgtaattatattatttttgtctttttgttgcCGAaatagttagagagagagagagagagagagagagagagagagagagagagatgggtgaaTTGGATTGATTGTAGTCAGTAAATCAGAGAAGTCGGGAGACAGTGCGagcaagagagaaaaaggggtGTTGAACCATTTTTAATTCTAACCCATATTAAATCCACTATCAACCCATCTAAACCCATAAAAATATGGGTTGACATAGATTGAACCAATATCAACCTATTACACAATATGGGCAGATTGGGTTGGCTTATAAGATGACGGATTTGGGCGAATTAAGAAATATGGGTTAGAATTGCCACCTCTAGGTGTGTGCATATGTTTgtacacttacacaagctaccCTTTAGTCCATTCTTACACACAACCCTAACACTACTTTACAACTCATTCTTAGACTACTTCAAGCACCAAATCTAGCATTTAATCATTCTAGAACGTAGCTTTTAATTAccctagattttgactacaacctagacctagaattgactaaacatggaaggctaacctcttagacttgtaagacttgccaacctaggTTATAATCACCTAGGATTGCTTTAAACCTTAAAAAATCTTCATGATTACCTAGTCTTACACCTAATATGGAAAAGAGAAGTCATGACATGCTTGGAATGCTTGATTTGACAAGACTATGGACCAAATCCgtgggagatagagagagaaagggaggccggccaaagagagggagagggagccaagtttttgctataaataggatccccctcatgccattcaactcacaccttcacccttcaacttctctctctagaaatctttgtgttcttgctttgttcttgagttcttcaagaaactcattcaAGGCCGCTACTAAACCACCattcgaccaccctctcgatccaaaaagtttagtagtttagtcaagaattagtttcgagagaaacctttctctttcgaaactatcGGAAGCTTACAATAGGAAGTTACTTTGTCCGATAGTCGACTTACCTTTCCGTAACTGTcttaccgccaagaagaacggtagaatgtccttactctctaacactaagtataagtagaatatTCTTACCCCATACCTCtaaatataaataaacaaaaatatgtatatcgttgtattgtttgaaatgcatgagaacttgaaaagtaTTTTACTAAAGGTTTGAAAGAAAATATGACTATTTTGAATAACTCGACTTTACTTTCCGGaaaaatatgttgttttgaacttttcaaaaaggaagagagaacggATTTTGGAAACATAGACTTgaatggaagtattcgtattttgatcttaaggatagttatgagcatgtatatgtaATTACTTAGATTACTTGTTTGATGTTTGATAAAGCAAAAGTGGTATCCACTTCAAAGGTGttcgtccatgtgacactatgctttatatTGTATGCTAAATATTTGAGTATGACTACGTgataatatgagcatgataagtaatatagagttggatgatcttacaAGTTTTTGATCTCAAGATTATAATAAATGATTTATGTGTACGTATGTGAAGAGTACTACCGCGGAGTCCaagcatgtaacgagacacagaaattgagaaagtagaaacatgacacctagggtgtgttaaagatAAGGTATGGTTTTGAAACCGCAGTGTGGCCGGACTTGctcattgtgtggtgtgtgtgtgtttttcgaaaacccaatggaaACCCAaagcggtggaaccattgtggtatactcgggaacctagagcggcggaaccgagggatgaattgtagtttggttatccgcggagagaaGCCAACAcaattgttttaatgatttttgaaaatccaAATGGGAAttcggaccggcggaaccattgtgagatactcgggaacccgaagcggcggaatcgagggttttgaattatggattggttatccgtagagaggagccaatgccaaatttaatatttttgtgtgccaatgggaactcagagcagcagaaccattgtgaggatactcggaaatCCGGAGCGacggaatcgaggttgggtgtgttaaaaatgttttttgaaaaaatgaaaactagacacagtctacgatgagttgtgtaggagaaacacagataTCACCGACACCAACGTTAAATTagggaatgtggatgtgtcattgtcaTTGTTATATTGAATATACGTGAGTTGTGTGACAATCATGAGTTAGTGTACTGTATCTAAGACCTGCtatgtgtaagttatgggttagtgggtataggATTATTTTGTTGAGCCTttatagctcatggtgttactgttgtaaccctgacatattatactgggggcggcgccggtataatgtgtcagatcttgtaGATGAGTATgatgaactctacaccttggaggctttcggagccgaggagctggttatgatggaagagcaggcggagctgtagataggaatTCTAGTTTCCTCCCTTATGTAATGAAAGTAATCTTATGGaagttgtgatgtaataatgagccaaactcgattttgaagttttcaataaaattgtctatttaacgtactcaaaattcggggcattacagcTCCAGTCACATTTCCCTCTGGTGTCAACGTTGGCTCCACCGATTTCAGGACTAGCGTGACACTCTCTTTCATCATTTATGCGGTTTGTGGGTTATCATCGTGGTGGGCTTTCAATATCTGCAATTTTTTAATTAGATTATTACTTAAATTGGTGGGTGATGTGAGACACTGAGAGTGAGATAAGCTTAGGCAATCAGTTagtcccttttcttttccatcgaTTTGTTTGATATCTTTAATGAACtggtcacttttttttttccaacaaaaacaataaattttattaactcaAAAAGAGATAATAGGAATTTGGATATACCGGCCTAATCACCGAAAACTCTCTTCTCCAAATCACACTGTGGAATTGATTTAAGTCCAACAAACTGAGCTCAAATCAGAAAGAAGAACTCTAAAACATTTCTAAAATTGGTAAGAAACTAATCCAACCCAAAACCTCAACCCAAAACAACTGGGtcaaacaaattaacaaaacctAAAAAGAAAAACCCCAACCCTAGGAAAACTGCAACAGCCGCCAACACCACCATTCGCTGCCACCCCCCCTTAAACCACTGGTCACTTTGGAGCATATTACCTGTTAAAATCGTAATTTTGCTTTCTGGGTTCCAAAGAAAGAATGGTTGTCATTCTCTGCGTTTATATTTTCTGATTTAAATGCTTGTTAGAACTGAAATGGTCAGATCTCTTTTCACATCGGCAATTTGACGACGGAAGGCCCCAACGCTTCATCAACGGTAGTGTGCCTCGATGTTGTCGAGGAGGACATGGCTAGATCTGGATCTAGATCCATTCACGCCCACCATTTCGAAGATCGGCAGATAAGCCACTACTTTTTGTTATAATTTTGGTGTATGAGTTTTGATTTATCCAAATTTTGTCACGATTTCTGTTTATTGTAGTTGAGTCAAGACAATTTTACGATAAGTGtttcatgttttattttttattttttatggtgaTTTCAccaattttgtcatgatttcggtATGTATTTCGGTTTCTCCGAATTTTATCATTATTTTCGGTTTAGTGTAGTTTTTCGGCACATTTTTACGATAcgtgttcatgatttttttttatgttttatggtgatTTCACAAAATTTGTCATGATTTCGGTATgtgtgtttcaattttttcgaatttttttggtttagtgTAGTTTCATCGGCACAATTTTATGATGCGTACTCatgatattttctattttatagtgatattcacaaattttgtcataattttagtatttgggttttgatttcttcaaattttgtcatgattttgatTTAATGTAATTTCGTAAGGACGATTTTATATGATGCGTATTCATAACAAATTCACGTAGGATTTCAAGTAATATATCATTAATACGTATTCGTTTTCATGTTTGGTAgatgttagttttatttttaatgttgtttttagattttaggtgAGAGAAGATTATGAGAGAAATATAGAAGAGAGAATGAGATAAATTAGGAAAGATAAGGAGGGTGAAAAATTATAAAGTTTAGGAGagaaagggtagtttaggatttacTTGAATTTGATGATGGAAATATAAGTTTTTAAACCTACTAAGATGTTAGTTTCATTTTTAATgttgtttttaaattttaggtgagagaagattaggagagaaATATAGAAGAGAGAATGAGATAAATTAGAAAAGATAATGAGGGTGAAAAACTATAAAGTTTAGGAGATaaagggtagtttaggatttacttgaatttgaggatggaaatATAAGTTTTTAAACCTACTTAGATGAGGACTTAAGTATTTATATAAAGAATGATCCCTATTTAAGTTTCCCTATCTCATTCTACAAACAATATaaaaataagtttcaaatcCTATCATCGAAATTTGAATACGTTTTAGATCCATTGGCATTTACTAGTTACTACCGCACGAGAAGTTATATTTACTGTATTTGAGAGGCCTGCCAGGCTGCCATGGCATTAGGTACTGATAGAATTAGAACCGATGGGGTACTGATAGGTTTGCGGGGCCCATTTCGGATCTCGCACagataattcgagccgttcaataattttttaaaaaataggtggacccacaaaaaatcagctcaatccgatatgcataagtgctcgatccaatctttcctgaaatctgaatgaaaaaataaaagattcaaTTGAGcatctatatatataggatTGAGCCGATTTTTCACGAGCCAActcgaatttttttaaattattgaatggctcgaatCATCTATGCAGGACGTGGAGTGGGCCCACAAGCCTCGTTGGTAACCCATCTGTTCCAATTCTATCGGTACTTCTAAAATAGAGCAGGAAGGAAGTGTAGAAAGAAcgcttctagagagagaagctctgcGTGGATCCCCCCGCTCCttccttttttcccccttttcctGCACTTTCATCCATCTTCTCTTTCAATCTCTCATCTTTAGACTTCTGCTCTATTCTTGTTTTCCTCTACGCCTATGGTTGTGAGATGGTTGAGGCTCTCTCATTCGGGAGATAAGACCTTCCACTCTCCCAATTATTTGTGAACTCAAGAGCCAAATCTAGGGTTCTAGGTCTGGTTTATTGGAATCAGTTCACTGGCGATGAAGACGTCGTCTGCTGCCTTCAGTTTGCAGTGGAACGAGTTCGAGTTGGTGTGGTGAGTCATCCATGCCAGGAGGGTCTGCTTTTTGTTCATACCTAGCCTCTTAACTTCGGCCTCTCCAACCCCTCTTCACAAGTGTGTTCGACGGGTCTGGGTCCGGCGTCGTGGTTCCAGAcgacttttcttttttgtttttatatttttggatCGATAGTGTCCGCTTTTATTATActattttcttatttataaTATCTGCATTTTTTggatggtaaaaaaaataaaaaattctttcGGTATCTATAGTGTGAATGACTCgagtcaaaaataaaataaaatagtgtAAATGACTTGTTTAATTACCCGAAATaaatgacaaattttttttgtccagaATACAAGAAGAAGCTGAAGGCCCATTGAGCAAAAACGTGGGCTTTATGGCTCCGACCCATCCCAACAGGCACTCAGCATCCTGTGGGCTTTTAAGGcttatcctttttctttttctttttttcctttaaatttTATTACTATTCTTTTGCCATTATAAGAGTAACTCGGGGGAGTTGGCATGAACTGCGTTTGCCTTACTACCTAATTTGGAAATATGaccatttgaccaaaaaaagatTTGAGACTGTTTTGGTTGCTTTCGTTTTTGGACTACAGAAAATTTTGGCAATTTATAGTTGGAGATAAAAGATCTTGTGAATGACAAATTTCTTTCAAAGACTAACATGGTTGGACATCTTCAAGTTTGTAACCAAGGTTAGAAATGCTCTTATTGATCAGATTGCCTCCTCTAAAAGGCATCATATTTCGTTCTATTTAACAAAACTgctaattttttagaaagaaaaattgTTCAATGGGGGCAAATTTGTATTTCACTTGAAATAGAGAAAACAAGCAACAATATTAACACCGTTTTGGCGTTACATAGGAAGCTTTTTTTGGGTCATGTCTTTTGAATGAAAAgatgagaagaagaaaaaaatagtctTTTTAGACAGCAAAATTGTTTTAAATAATAGAAATGATAAAGGTGCAGATTTTAATTTGTACCATGGTGTGTACAAATTAGTTTTGAGCCCATTTTGAGTtccgaaaaaataatttaatccGCTCATTTGTTTGAAATACTTTATTTAGGGTCAAGTACGGAACAAGTCTTGTCTACGAAGCATACTAGTCtttgcaaaaaaattagctAAACCGGATAGCATTAAGGGTGCTTGCGATTatccaattttgcttcaaaattctACCTTGAATTCTGGGACAAAATTGGATGCATCGAAAATGCCTCGACCGATATTcgatttacttattttttgcaggaaccttgaacaaaatattttaaataaaataagcaATTTGGATCATATTTTAAAGACCCAAAACGGACTCAAAACTGATTTGTACGCGGGGTATGTGCTGATATGTCTGTACCAATATCATCTCTGTTTAAATAAACAAACTGACATTACAAAGCACGCCCTGGGTTCGAACTACCGTAACATACGTAACAAACAACTAGATGATGTAAACTTCAAAAAGacgaagaaagaaaaaaaggaaagagaagacGAAACAATTAGGTCCACGTGCCCATTGAGGTCATGAAACAGGCACCTTGTTACGTGATGTCCTGACACTTTTCTCCACCACGCATACTTATATGGATTCTATACGTTTGGTAGTGTGTCTTACAAATTTGTGTGTTAGAGATGGGTGGTGAGAAATGTGAAGGGATTACCCAAGATTACTAAATAGTTTTTCCATGATACGGGGAATATTAACCTCACCCACCGAAAATTACAGAAGCCAAACGTAAATAAATGTAAAATTAACTTTACCCTACCAATACTTTAACATACACCAAAACTTAAAGCAACATTTACTTACCATATTGAAACCAACCCCAAAGCCCAaatcattcctctctctctctctctctctctctctctctctctctctctctctcccccttcgTCCCCACCTTCACATTTATTGAATCACAGTTCAAATTACAGAACTACCCTTCAACTTAAACAACGACAGGGACTATATTAAACATAAGATAAGAAACAACTAGCTTAGGCCTACATCACATACACACCCTACTTATCTCCTCTACTGTGTCATGATGCTACACGGGGAAATTTTATCCTCACCGACCACAAAACTCACATAATCCCGAAATGGAGTAACAAATTAAATACTAGTAATAACTTTGGATACCCTAACATTaaagtactcttttttttttctttttttctttttttttttcaacaaacacaaaaccaacaacacatttttttaattttcccaaaaaacaaacagaTCCACACAGAGCCTAGCACACTCCTCCTTCCTTCACATGAGAGACTTGAGCGACCTAGCCTTGATCGGTTTCCTCCCTCttctcatcatcttcttcttcttcttcgcatTCGCATTATTTTCCTCGTCCTCCTTCTTGTCTTCAACACAATCAAATTCGTCACTGGCCATTTCAGAAGATGATAGTAATATGGAGGAATGTGGGACTCTTTCCCTAACATTAATctccttctccatctcctccactCTTTCAGATTTTGCTATATGCGACACGCCTCTCTTCCTGCCCCACCGCGGCCCAAACCCAGAATAGTAGTAAAATTCGTACGGGTTCACCACTGTGGGAGGGGGAGGGGGCGGTACTTGTACTTTTCTGGGACGACCTCGGCGGCGGATCGGGCCAGTGACGGGCTTCTCCAATTTCTTTGCAGCTGCAGAAGGGTGGGCAGACAAGCTGTCGTAAACTCTCAACTGATGAGGCAAATGGTGTTGGCAAAGAGAATGCCCTTTCCACGCTTCCATTTTACATTTCAAGCCCTTTCCAACGGTTTTACAGCACGAAATCGTCCCGCCATTTCCGAACCCTAGCCCAATCCCGTTTTTATTGTGGTTGACGTTTTTATCCTCCTTGTCCATAGATATTCTCATGGACGCCACACTGCAGCCAAGAGTATTTCCACTATTTCAAAGGAACTAATACTAATCTACTTATTACGATGTAATTTCGACTAATCAAACGCCTAGTATGTATTATTAGGGAAATAAATTACGAACGCAAGTTTGACAAAATATAAACCCTAATATTTCCGACAgagggacaaaaaaataataataaagtcaGCTCAAATTTGCGCAAGTATTCGAATCGGTTTCCGGATTTACCTCTCGACGGCTCCGAGGGAATTTGCTGAGCTTCCATTAGCAGAATAATTACTCTCTTCTCCATCCACCTGCATAAAATAAATAGACGATAATCGAATCAAAACCGAGGATAATATTTCCATACAGTTCATTTTAGCGGAAAAGAAACGCAAGGGGATAGCGGATTCGGGTAATCGAGTATTTTAAGAGTGAAGGAACGATGCGAAATGAAGTGATTTAGGGTTTTCGGAAAACCCTAAAATGGAGGAGGAAATGCACAGATGAAACGAAGagatttataattttttttatgcggAGATTagttgaggagagagaggaggagagagggtgACTTACTTGGAAAGGAGAAGAAGGTGAATCTGGAGGGAAGGATAGAACGTCCCACGGCGACTGATTGAGCTGGCAAATGTGATGAGGACAGTGGGAGCGATAACTGCTACCGTGAGGTGTGAGATCAGAGGCGAAGCCGCTGGGAGAAGTGGCGGTTAACGAGAGGCCGGCGAGCTTGGCGTGTTTTCTGATTCTCATGGCGGCGGAGTAGGGAGATCGGGCGTCCTTAAATTtggtttcctctctctctctctttctctctccccgaCAGTTTTTTGTCGCTCTATATGTATATTCTGTGTATTGTTTTTACGACTGTTTGCAGTAGATCTCACAGAACTCGATAGACAGgaaggttttcttttcttttctttttttaaatttcgttGGTTATTAATTACTCTCGGCCTTTCATGTGTTTTTAACAATTAGGTATTTGAGATTACGTCCTCACCCTTTGGATTCTCGTGTTATTACCGGTAGGTCAATTTCCTTTCCTACGTGTTCTAACTTTATCTTAAATACTCCTAGCAATGGAGTAGCATTAAAAGGGAGATAAGGTCTATTCAAAATAGCATCACttccagaaaaaaaataaaaaataaaacacggACATTAGTGATCTCTTTTGCATTTTGAAATTGCAATGATAAAAGGTGTCCGAGCAACTTTCACGCACTTAGATTTGTGCACACATACATAGTGAATGAGTGAGACCCATCCGTTGCACCTCTAGCAAGTGGACCACGCGCATCTTGTGTTCAAATATTTGTAGATGTATTTGTTGTTCTAATTTACTTATTTGGATATCTTCCCATAGCAACCAATGTGCCGTCTTAATAAGTTGCAGTTCTAAAATTTAGTAACAAATAGATTGGGACGATTATATCCAATGTTTTCACTTAGGAGAGTTATATTAATTTGGGCGGTAAATATTACTCCACATTCGTACATAAAATGGAGTTCCCAACAAATGTAACTTCAAACAAATGCTAACGTGATAGTAATTGTTATggttctaaaatctaaaatcactacaagaaatttaggatctcccaacaatttttttagTAATGCTTGAAAAAATCGtcggtatagatggtgtatagtaacggtttgcaaaaaattattaaaaataggACTATAGAGACGGTTTTCATGCAACCGTTACTAGATTACAAGACTATATCGACG contains the following coding sequences:
- the LOC131322578 gene encoding uncharacterized protein LOC131322578, which encodes MRIRKHAKLAGLSLTATSPSGFASDLTPHGSSYRSHCPHHICQLNQSPWDVLSFPPDSPSSPFQVDGEESNYSANGSSANSLGAVESVASMRISMDKEDKNVNHNKNGIGLGFGNGGTISCCKTVGKGLKCKMEAWKGHSLCQHHLPHQLRVYDSLSAHPSAAAKKLEKPVTGPIRRRGRPRKVQVPPPPPPTVVNPYEFYYYSGFGPRWGRKRGVSHIAKSERVEEMEKEINVRERVPHSSILLSSSEMASDEFDCVEDKKEDEENNANAKKKKKMMRRGRKPIKARSLKSLM